The following is a genomic window from Xenopus laevis strain J_2021 chromosome 2L, Xenopus_laevis_v10.1, whole genome shotgun sequence.
CAGCCATATGCCAGCAGGTATCCCTCATTAACAGCAGGAAAATTTTAGACTGCAGTGACTCTAGATTTGATTCTAGATagtaagctcttttgagcagggccATCCTTACCTCTTGTACTGGTTGTTTGTATATATGCAATTCTGTAAGTTCAacgtatacacccatttattttacCGTGCTGTGGAATAGGTCTAAGACACTTTATATAGccacataataataacaatagatgGAGGAaagagcagtacaggtatgggaccggttatccagaatgctcgggacctggggttttccggataacggatctttccgtaatttgggtcttcatgtcttaagtctactagaaattcatttaaacattaaataaacccaataggctggttttgcttccaataagcatgaatgatatcttagtttggatcaagtacaagctactgttttattattacgaagaaaaaggaaataatttttaaaaatttggattatttggataaaatggagtctatgggagattccgtaattcggagctttctggatattgggtttccggataagggatcctatacctgtagtgcaATATGTATCATTTCACTGGTCCTCATTCACTAATACAGTTAAAACTGCCCCTGTGCAATAACCAGTCTGCTTTCAGAAATCTAACGATGAGAAACTGACCAAAGCTGACTTCCAATTGGTTATTAGAGGACTCATTGTTACAATGCTGAATAAGGTTCAGTAATACACTTCCCTGTATCAATTATAAGAGCCATATTTTTTGCGTTTGTTGCAACTGCGGACGTCTCGCATGCTGGAAATGCTTATTTTATCCACTAACCTCAAACACTTTATAATAATAGCAGTACAGCCTGTGAGGTTGCATCAGCTCTCTGACAAGTGTCTGTCCTTCCTTGGCAATCTGTCTTGCTTCTTCATCGTGATCCTGGAAAGAAAATACTTTAGACTAAGGGATGGAGACCAGTGATGCTAATTGCACAGAGAAGATATCCAGCTACTGAGAACACTACAGGGAATAATgaaccccctgctgtaaattataaggacattagaaggcacagaggagttccatgaacatatCAAGGTATATGTATATcttttgtttatattaaataaGGGAAACTTAAAAACATGGTGGTCCCTTTAAGACAAGGCCGAGTTATTTCCCATAAGCAACACTTCAATTTAATGTGGTTTCTGGTAACACCATGCTTCAGGCTGGGTGACAAATACTCTGCACTTAGGGTCACACCCATCTATATGCAGGATACACCCACATTGGGTTTAATTATCCCACAATTACCATCTTCCTAAATGTCATCTGTGTATATTCTAGGAAAGGGGTCAGTGCTCCAGTATTCTCGCTCTGTATttaaggggtgcttcacctttacattaacttttagtatgttatagaatggccaattctaagcaacattccaaatggccttcatttgttcttttttgtagttttcgaATTATTGGCCGCCTTCTTCGCATTCTTTCAATCTTttaaatgcgggtcactgaccccatctaaaaaacaaatgctctgtaaggctacaaatgtattgttattgctactttatataaatatatacacatccaAAAAATAAAGCCGCACTGACAGGacttaatgaaaaagaacagaGTTTTATTCAACTTTTCAGCCCCCAACGTTGAACTTTTTCATTAAGTCCTGTCAGTGCGGCTTTATTTTTTGGATGTGATTATGACCAGCACACAGGCTTTATTTTCTCGTCGCTATGCTTACACTATTCCTATTGGCTGGCCAAAGAGTGAGGGGACACATATCACACAACCACTTACCTTTGCCCACTGGATCTTTTCTATTAAATCCCCCAGATTCCTTTTGAAGGGGATATAGTGTTTCCATGGCTTCAGTGCGCTATAGAAGTGCTCGTAGTATGGGGAGTCTTGCTTCAGCACAAGGCTGTCCCCCAGCATGAGGTATGGGAATCTGTAGGCTGCCACCGTTCCATCTACATTCACCTGGTATTTGTACtgaggacagacagacagacaaggaTTACGGACACTGATTATCTGTATTCTTGTTCATTCTCCTGCTGAATATCTGCAGGGTATCaatagatttaaaggggaacgcctgcttccaaaccaaaatttgataaagaggacacatagcacagaaacccctaatatacccatcacagttaccagtttcttcaaaaagtatgaataaatgccattttctatgctgaaatccagctgtttaacagttcttgaaatcctggcagggaaggagggactaaacactgatgttacaaattataacaactccacagcttacagacagcatgcaggaactacattacccacaatgcactgcactgtgatgttccttattgaaatcacatgtgcagggaattgtggggtttggaggatgcaggctaaggacacatggctgttgatacaaagtaacagtagtcagacagctcagcaaagtagtcagacagatcagcagggggctaggcttagggaactgtcagaaaacattaaaatcatgaaaagtctgcatattttttaatcaatgtatattgcaaagttgcttgaaattatgttttcttttcaaaaagcttaagttatgttttggtggagttcccctttaagtttgtatGTTACTTGTATTTCCTCCTAACTGCCTCTTCAATGGTTGTTCTGTCTCCATGTCACTGATCCCCCATCACCTAAACCATCATGTTATCCTGCCATGTCCAGTTCTACAGGCCTCTATAGAATCCCATTAGAACAATGACACACCTGTTGCCACCCGCTATTGAATTGAATGGTAATTTCTTTGTACTCGCAGGTCATGTTTCCAAGTCATAATTGGTAGATAAGCTGGAAATCAAACCAATACTGCTCATATAACTCCAAGGTCAATTTTATTTTATCCtatagaggggttgttcacctttacactatttttagtatgatgtagtgagggATATAGTAAGATAacttgcaattggtattcattttttagtatttctggtttttgcgttatttagctttttatcaggAACTCTCCTGGTAttaaactctccagtttggaatttcagcagtctggttgctagggtccaaattaccctagcaaccatgcattgattagaattaAATCAGAcagaaataggagtaataaaaagtagcaatcactataaatgtgtagccttacatagcatttgtttttttacaaggggtcagtgaccccgaatcgggaaagtgtcagaagaaggcaaatatttcaaaaactataaaaaaaaagaaaaaatgaagactaattgaaaagttgcttagaattagccattctagaacacactaaaagttaacgtaaaggtggacaacccctttaatgcaacccTAAATCACACTGAGCAGGTCCCAGTTCTTCCCTCTGATTTTTGTATAAATACGGTAAATTATTAATTGTAAGGTGaatgaaaaggaaatgaaaaTGGCATGGAAAGTGTGATATGAGGAGCAGATAAAGTAGTTCCACTCCAGCTAATCAGAGATGATTTTCTAGTCTAAAATGAACATTACAAACTAGATACTGTATGAGGCAAACATTAAAATGCATGGGTGGGTTATGTAATAACATGCAGAGAGATGCCACTTATCTCACTAACCCACAGCAATCAGATgtttgtaaaggttttttttggttgctataggttactagactgAGCAAACACCGCAAACGTTCTTCCAATGTCTTACATGAGATGTTTTAGCTGATGGTGATAGTTATGACTGTCCAGCTTGCACACTAAGGAACTTACTTTAAAGAAATCAAAGAAGCCGATAAGTGAAGCTTTTCCCAGTTCATTCTCCAGTTCCCTAAAGAAGAAATACCCTGTTATTCCAGCATCTAGAAGCTCCGGGTGTTTCCTCGACATTTGGACGAGCTGAAGACGTTCCTCCCGACTGTCTCGTCCTCGGAAGAAGCCCTGTTCAGTTTTGTTACTCCAAGAAGGACCTAACACATTAGGAGAatgattacatttatatatatattttttatatagtgacATATAACACATAACAAACCAAGAACATTTCTGTTATTTTAAAGGCCAAGTAACAAGAGGCATGTGGGGAGTTTTACTAAACCACGCGTTTTCCAAGCAGTGTATGAAATTATTAGCAGTGGggacatttttgttttacatgGAAGGACAtatcatataattaaaaaaaaagaaagtcttgGATTGACTGTAAGGATAATGTAATACAAGTCTGCTATAGGGCTAATAACCTACATTAACTAATGGGCCATACATTCAGCTGGCTGCTGTTAGTTGACAAGGGGCAACTTCCATTACATTGCCCCATATGTAACCTTAAGGGGTACAAACCCCTACCGTCCCAAGTTGCAACATGTGTTTCAGGCTTACAGGTAAGGAGGCGTTCATTATACAAGGACTTATCTGTAGACTAGTAATTCAATTAACCGCTTTCTCTTTGGATAATAGAGGGAATTTAAAGTGGTATTGAAGCTTACTTGCCTTAAATATACCTGATAATCAGGGTACAGAAACACAActaacaatgctttttttaaggggccgttcacctttaagataacttttaatatgttaaaaaaaaaaaagataattctaagcaacttttcaattggtcttcattatttttttatagtttttgaattatgtccttcttttgactctttccagctttcaaattggagtcactgaccctatctaaataCAAaggctctgtaaaactacaaatctattgttattgctactgtttattactcatctttctactcatgcctctccaattcatattccagtttcttatttaaaggaatccatggttgctagggtaatttggaccctagcaaccaaattgctgaaatagcaaactggagagctgctgaataaaaaactaaataaactgaaaaccaggaataataaaaaatgaaaaccaattgcaagttgtgtcagaatatcaatttaaaggtgaacaacccgtttaaataAATGAAGCTGCTGAAATGAGCTGACTCAATTAGATTcagttagaccagtgatcccctaccagtagctcatgagcaacatgttgctctccaatcccttggatgttgctcccagtggcctcaaagcaggtgcttatttttgaattccaggcttggaggcaagttcggttggataaaaaccaggtgtactgccaaatcaagcctcaatctaggttgacaatccacataggggctaccaaatggccaatcacagcacttatttggcactccaggaacagttttcatgctagtgttgctccccaactccttttacttctgaatgttgctcacgggttgtaaaggttggggatccctgagttagACATTGGCCATCCTAAGCtagttaacatttaaaaataaagtcaaaacaaAGGACTGGGTACAGTGTAATATCAGAGCTTGTGTCTCAGCAATGGTCCCATCAGGAGGTGTATCTTATATCAgggactttaaagggattctgtcatgatttttatgatatagtttttatttctaaatttacactgcaaataattcaatttcattcctgaaccaggaaGTGtactttttagttgtaatattggtgtgtaggtgcatctcaggtcattttgcctggtcatgtgctttcagaaagagccagcactttaggatggaactgctttctggcaggctgttgtttctcctaatcaatgtaactgaatgtgtctcagtgggacctggattttacaattgagtgctgttatatcgactaggcagctgttatcttgtggtgttttaaaaaaacaaaaaaaaaccacatgatttcccatgacagtatccctttaatagggacgcactgaatccactattttggattcggccaaaacccaaatcctttgcaaatgattcggccaaataccgaaccgaatcctgggaaggggaaaaaatttttacttccttgttttgtgacaaaaagccacagtatttccctccctgcccctaatttacatatgtaaattaggattcagttcggccagaagtattcagccgaatcctgctgaaaaaggcagaatcctggccgaatcccaaaccgaatcctagattcggtgaatccctacccTTTAAGGAACTTACCAGTATGTCCTTGAATGGAGAGTAGGTCATTGGTTACTCCGCGGAGAGTCTCAAGGGTtgaatgtgtgatgtcataagtCGGGAGAATGATGTCTCTGGAATCCGAGGAGCCACACCAAGAGATCATCGGCAGAGGCCCTGGGGTATCATTAGCCTTGCGATTTTCCACTGGCCAATCGCCAACATTAATATAGAACTCAAAGTCAGGCAGACGCACCTAAAAAATGTCATTTCAGAATTATCTTCACAAACTGCAGCAATAACCACATGACTCATCTGGCCCAAGGCATCAACAAACaaaactggaaataaaaataaagcacctCTTGTCTAAAAATGGGTCAAACCTTGTCCTTTCTCCATATACATGTTCTCAAATGGAGAAGCCTGGGGTACTAGTACCTTTCTGGCCAACGACTGAAGTATCTCGTCAGAGAACATCTTGAAGTCGGTGTATCTGCCCATGGAGCGCCGATAGATTTGATTATTGAGGACGGTATAGTGTACAATGGCCCCTCTGTCTGCAAATCTCTTCGGAACCTCATTGAGAAGCCTGGTGAGGTCGATGCTTGGGAAAGGTTCAAAGTCTTTAGAAATCTGAGCTTCTGTGTCTGGGCAAGACAGAGTCTCCTGCCATGTCTGAGGGTCTTCTTCTGGGCAGTCACAGTATTCATGATAGACTGGACCTAGAGTAGGAGCAGAAACCAGGAACCTCTAGTGAGCTTCTATTGCTTCTCAGCAACTGTGTCaccctttggggcagatttattgaaggagaaccaaagcttaactaaagaagtaggtagaaatgttgtacattatgttttgtgcttctgtaccagcccaaggcaaccaca
Proteins encoded in this region:
- the poglut3.L gene encoding protein O-glucosyltransferase 3 L homeolog precursor (The RefSeq protein has 2 substitutions compared to this genomic sequence) — protein: MRRIGPIPGAALILLLAWASAGAAAGGAETLSAEKSLVWGPGLHADIVLPVRYFYIQAVTAGGRNFTQSPGKGAFRVVIRSLAKEFVRIHVPDPLDRNDGSFLMRYRMYGTGNQGLMIEVLHGDKHVAQSPYTLKGPVYHEYCDCPEEDPQTWQETLSCPDTEAQISKDFEPFPSIDLTRLLNEVPKRFADRGAIVHYTVLNNQIYRRSMGRYTDFKMFSDEILQSLARKVRLPDFEFYINVGDWPVENRKANDTPGPLPMISWCGSSDSRDIILPTYDITHSTLETLRGVTNDLLSIQGHTGPSWSNKTEQGFFRGRDSREERLQLVQMSRKHPELLDAGITGYFFFRELENELGKASLIGFFDFFKYKYQVNVDGTVAAYRFPYLMLGDSLVLKQDSPYYEHFYSALKPWKHYIPFKRNLGDLIEKIQWAKDHDEEARQIAKEGQTLVRELMQPHRLYCYYYKVFENYAKRQTSKPEIREKMEHVPQPDDSSAMCQCHRKKIIREEL